Within the Bacillota bacterium genome, the region CTCAGAGCACGCCGAGCGCGCTCAGGCCGAAGCCGACCACGAAGAGGACGACCATCACCCAGACCGGCGAAAGCCGCAGCCCGCGCAGGAGCCAGTAGGCGAAGGCGACCAGCAGGACCGGGATCAGGTAGGGCACGATCTGGTCGAGGACCGACTGGATCTTGACCACCTGCTCGGTCACCTTGCCCTGGACGGTCACCCTGCGGGCGAACTCGAGCGGCGTCTGCACCTTGGCCATGATGCTGGGCACGAAGCCGCCGATGACGATGACGCCCATCAGCGTGGCCAGGTCGGTGATGCGCGTCACCAGCCCGCCCTCCGCCACCTGCGCGGCCAGGCCCACGCCCTCGCGGTAGCCGAGCCGGAAGAGCGGGATCATGAGCGCCGTCCAGAGCAGCCCGGAGAGGAACATGAGCAGAGGTCCTCCCAGGCTCCCCGACAGCGCCATGGAGGCGGCGAAGACGGCGATGATGGGCCGGTAGAGCACGGCCTGGAGCGTGTCGCCGATGCCGGCCAGCGGGCCCATCAGGGCCACCTTCAGGCTGTCCACCATCTGGCCCTGCTTCTGTGCCTCCAGCGCCACCGTCGCCCCGAAGATGGGTGGCGAGCCGACCTGCGGGTTGGTGTTGTAGAAGGCCAGGTGCCGCTTCATGGCGGCGATCCGCTCTTCCTTGGTCTTGTAGACCTTGTCGATCACGGGCAGCATCGAGTAGCAGTAGCCCAGCGCCTGCATCCGCTCGTAGTTCCAGGACCACTGCAGCGTGAGGATGTGCCGCCACATGGCGCTGCGGACGGTCGCCTGATCCAGCTCCATCGGCCCCTCGCCGCCGCCGTCGACGGGACGGTTCTCCACCGGCTCAGACATTGGACTGCCCCCCCGCCTGCACCATGTTGACGATGAAGCCGACAGCCACGGCCAGAAGCGCGATGCCGATGACCGGCATCTTGAGGTAGGCGAAGAGGATGAATCCCAGGAGCAGGAACGGCCAGTACCTCTTCAGCGGCAGCTGCGAGAGCAGGAGCGCGAAGCCCAGGGCGGGCAGGATCCGGCCGGTGGTGGTCATGCCGTCGGTGAACCATGCGGGCATGGAGTGGACCAGCGACTGGATCGGGCCCGCGCCCAGCCAGACCGCCAGGAAGATGGGGATCGCCCGGGTGAGACCCCATGGGATCTGTCCCAGGAAGTGCATCCAGGCGAGGCCGCGCTCGTTGCCTTCCTCGGCGTACCGGTCGGCCGCATGGATGAAGAAGGTGGTGACGGCACGACCGAGCACGTCCATCTGCGTCATCAGCAGGGCGGTGGGGACGGCCACGGCCAGGCCGGCCGACATGCCGCCGCCGAGCGCGCCGATCGCCGTGCCGATGATGGCGCCGGTCTGGAAGTCCGGGATGGTCGCCCCGCCGTAGGTCCAGAGGCCCAGCGACATCAGCGTCAGGGTGGCTCCGATGGTGAGCCCCAGGGGCAGATCCCCGACGATCAGGCCGGTGACCGCACCGGCGATGAGCGCCTCCTGCCACCAGAGCCCGGGGCCCAGCTGGAGCACGATGCCGACGTAGCCCCAGAGGGCCAGCGCCGCCGCCACCCAGATCGGATAACCTTCCATCGATTCGTCCCTCCTCGCGGGACCACGGCCCGCCGCCTCATCCGGGCGGACGGGCTGCATCCTTTACACCTCTCCGTTCCTCCCCGCGGCCTCGCCGGGGCCGTCACCCCCTTCCTGCCTTCCGACCGCCGCGCCGGGTGCCGCGCTCCACGGGCGGCGCAACTCGACCTGGAAGCGGTATCGATCTCCCCGGTAGTATGACCGGACGAACTCCAGCGGCACTCCGTCCTGGTCCAGCGTCAGGCGCGTCATGCGGAGAAGCGGCGCGCCGGGCTCGACCCCCAGGAG harbors:
- a CDS encoding PTS system mannose/fructose/sorbose family transporter subunit IID → MSEPVENRPVDGGGEGPMELDQATVRSAMWRHILTLQWSWNYERMQALGYCYSMLPVIDKVYKTKEERIAAMKRHLAFYNTNPQVGSPPIFGATVALEAQKQGQMVDSLKVALMGPLAGIGDTLQAVLYRPIIAVFAASMALSGSLGGPLLMFLSGLLWTALMIPLFRLGYREGVGLAAQVAEGGLVTRITDLATLMGVIVIGGFVPSIMAKVQTPLEFARRVTVQGKVTEQVVKIQSVLDQIVPYLIPVLLVAFAYWLLRGLRLSPVWVMVVLFVVGFGLSALGVL
- a CDS encoding PTS sugar transporter subunit IIC translates to MEGYPIWVAAALALWGYVGIVLQLGPGLWWQEALIAGAVTGLIVGDLPLGLTIGATLTLMSLGLWTYGGATIPDFQTGAIIGTAIGALGGGMSAGLAVAVPTALLMTQMDVLGRAVTTFFIHAADRYAEEGNERGLAWMHFLGQIPWGLTRAIPIFLAVWLGAGPIQSLVHSMPAWFTDGMTTTGRILPALGFALLLSQLPLKRYWPFLLLGFILFAYLKMPVIGIALLAVAVGFIVNMVQAGGQSNV